A segment of the Rhinoderma darwinii isolate aRhiDar2 unplaced genomic scaffold, aRhiDar2.hap1 Scaffold_81, whole genome shotgun sequence genome:
atactcacaggcattggagtttattctttccggaataatttgaggcagacggagaccctcagtgatggttttatagtcctggatcctcttgtagactgccccaactgccaaccaaaaatatacatatcagtaaataTGACCCCCTGgaatttaggacaaccaccatatttaagttttctctgacaataggtttctttatcatatattatctaggtatcatatctacttcttgggctgtgtagtctgaatgttccctcaacaatGAATTTTCTGcaaatagtatttattttaataggatttctattgacattttagaagatgagactggtggagttccatgatgtgggtccgcactctgtacaccagacacactgatatttctgttactgtaaatctaagacacaatcattttcTTGACAGAGGATACAGTatttctattagggtatgtgcacacgataccgTCAGTTAcaactgaaatgacggagctgttttcaggagaaaacagctcctgcatttcagacgtaattgctcgtactcgcattttgcgaggcgtcaattacggacgtaatttggagctgttcttcattggattcaatgaaaaacggctccaattacgtcccaagaattgtcctgcacttctttgatgaggctgttattttacgcgccgtcttttgacagcaacgcgtaaaattacaggtcgtcggcacagtacatcggcaaacccattgaaatgaatgggcagatgtttgctgacgtattcaaggctttttttttcagacgtatttcgaggcgtaaaacgcctccaatacgtctgaaaataggtcgtgtgaacccagcctaacagtctgTAAAGGACATTAGGCCGTTAATCCTTCCACTATTACTTGTCTCTCACTATATAGAATAAGTTTTAtggattagaagaagtttgaccaaatAAGGAAGAACCTTTAATTTTGCACCAAAACATTAATAGTACAGATCTTTTCATATCATCTCATATATTATAGTTTTTTATgaaacagcagcacttttatacacagTAAAACTGTACATAGTCACATATTAATaacagacatacttacatctcatatgggaattaataaacaggaatgatgtcccaaagacggtgaaggcaacacccaaagctcctttagttttgacatggtggaatagcctggttattacatgggtgtgctctacctctgtataagaaacacaagaagaagggtCAGTGGTTAATAGTACAACATGCAACAATGATACAGAGATATTTTCCTattaaacgctggaaatattactacaacatcatttcacactttgtaactgtggagtaaactctcagatctccaatactccacagtgaagaatctgagagttgGGTTCTCAGACGtctagttctaatgactaaataagttccaactaatgacttcaattaggACTTATTATGTAGATGTAAGAAAgtcaatcttacctgagcagaaccagatcagctcccgtcgaataaagatggtgagatacaagactccgagcccggatgagTGGTATAGCACGTAGTGCGGACCAAGGGTctcttgtaattttatctcccattcccgtctacaagaagacacaatttcaagttaacatattaataaatgacaccagaTTAAAATACTCAACTCATCTATTAAACaatcaatattataacctctggggttaaataggaaaattaAGGAGCGATCCTATACTAAGTAGAAGGTCgagagagaatttcaatcagccgacctgtagtccatctgcagacatagactgttgtaagacaacctgagaagacttacctgtttggacatccttcctgaacgccaattacaTAAATGTCcttggtgtcatctgatggcaacagcagatcctctagattttgtgggaactcctgctcaaaatatgaagatattaataatgtatacacagagcaccaaccaaactgacatcttctatatcgCCTACAAAAAATTCtatctgatcgaattggattttagtctttatagacGATGGCCAGGGCTGCAGTCTTAGGATCGGAGGTATTGCCATTCCAAAGACATAGGTTATTAGTTtgacagtttgcagtgtgtgcagcaacagtgattggcccaaatgtttagaaaatgTGGGCCTAGGGTAGGATATAATATGTCTATGCGATATCCAACTGCAAACTAAAGACACATGGTTACTGACCCAATTTATCCAACTGTAGATCAGacacactgatgggtcacaatagatattgtacattacttctcaccttcccctccatattccaggtggcaacgtataatctcagccgtctatttgggaaacagcgatccagttctttagcgccaatcacagcgctgctgcccaagctcctgattgcgctcttcttggtgttctttgagccaatgtcacaaggtttgctgtgacttggatcgctgcatttttcagCTGGTACATCTTTGATGatagaaaacttctggagcgagatgttaggctcttCCATTgttggtatctctttcatcagatttcctttatcaggaatctgagagacatgatatttttttgtttttctccaaaagggcatggttgtttaatgccccgggtgcaaaactgtaccaatgtccgtggtagaaaaccaggaggcagtaaagattgaatttaactaatcgcctctagttctctgaaaataggacaaatcgctgaccgtaaaagcaacacagtaagtaacacagtgtcaatccaacagcaagatctagaatgaccagaGAAAGAAATAGTTAGCGAAAAAACTCTGAGGGAACCAGCTGGGGAAATTAGTTATAAAAGCGGCATTCCAAGTACAGGATCTGGTCAATCAGAagtgtttgaagatcacattgcttggggtcttgggTTCTTGGACCAcctgtgaatgacattgcttggggtctggatgttggaacaatgtattggttgttgaattgacactgtatgacatttccggggtttatgtaatttttatatgagatactaacCATAATTTAGAACCTCTGTAAATAAATAACCATAATTTAGAACCTCTGTAATTTGTTATAGAcaatattacaatatatatataaatatatatatatatatatatatatatatatatatatatatatatatatatataaattaattaatgaaaaatgacaattgctATTGAGGATACAGTATTAGTATTAAATCACTTACCTAATATTTTTATACTagtaattattaataataatagcgTATTTTACATAAGTAGAGAACCTAAAATgcataattagtaattccctagtaaatatttattatgagaattactCCTATTATAAACtaataataagttctcagggctgcgggacattcacattccctttctttgtggttgctttatcaatttaccagcagaatacagatgccaatttttgtctgcaagctgcattctgtctatggagcagaagtcacaggccgccatattgccatttagcaacttcttagtaAATTAGTATAAGtattccaaatataaactaaactttaaatggcagacacagcagaattgtacctaagaataaaatattcataaagaaactgatagatgagactcatctagagacgtagcgctgatagagtacttaccggtcacatccaactgatgagtgatagatctgtggccagcaccatagtatatacccatgctctgtgacatcacaatagctgtaCCCGGGTTGagttgcttttatgaccacacccgtaatttgcatatttcaatatggatttatcattatttttaatagtagtgacatcacaatacataaacccaaggtacactatgtggccaaaagatgtggacagctgaccctttACACCATCATAAGCTTGTTgtacttcccattacaaagccatggatgttagcccaaaccatgacaaatatccccagaccagtatcaattccccaccaaataatttttatatcaattgatcaaaTTTCAGAATTTAATTAAATTGTTTATAATTATTTCTGGTGAACCTACACTAATATAAGGAAAtatagtcccctaatatacagtcctctaATATGACCATATTGAAATTTCTCCTTTACAAGTGGTAGacataatgataataagggagctcaaattttggccacttaccctgcacatctaagatacttgagcaatttaattgcacactaatactaataccatattactaccactatcacacaatatcttctagaaatggaataattcaatgttcctaataaaacaaatGGATTAGcgagaagtacagatgtagcattgatagagaacttaccggtcacatccaactgatgagtgacagatctgtggccagcaccatagtatatacctacgctctgtgacatcacaatagctatacccggtgtgagctgcttttatgaccacaccaataatttgcatatttcaatatggatttactataatttttttatagtagtgacatcacaatagatatacccggtgtgagctgcttttatgaccacacttatcatttacatatatcagtatggcttcaccattcattttattgtttgatttttatgtacatttttaatgcaatttctatattcataatgtttgTCTGTGGTCAGACTCTTACCCAGCACTGCCAAGATTACAGCTCAGGAATAGAATTAAATCCCATAATATATGATAAAAGTCGGGCATATGGGTCACTCGTGGTGTATagaacttgtaatgttcatctctcacagtcggtttagtgtgtgtatagttattacaatctgtaaggatctgcagctgctgaacatctgataaATTATCATTTCACTCTCCTGACGAAGCTCAAGCGAAACGTACGTTGGGGTAGCGCTGCAGATCCACCTGGGGTATGTTACCTATTGATTTATACTTCTCTTAACCTGCAAACTGATATGGGACTCTTTTTAGAGAACATCAGTGCACACAGCAGGGAGATAGTGATAATCTTATTCAGGTTATTATAACTTGTattgggaatatgaatttgatgatattgtatgatttgtacctctagaaaagtttagtgtgatctgtGAGCGCTAATTTTTTCCGggtgttttcatcaattgctttactgtatagagaatttttttattgaaaataaatgaaattgtagtttttaatgggaacgtactctgatgaattctttataggTGATAAATTATCATTTCTGTctgagaagaggctggacgcagcctgcagggattaagggaagccgacatgaccgtcctggtagggaaagggttaattaggtgagggagagttggagggagttggaggggggacggggaggagttaagggggacggggggccgttactgagcttcccgctgtttctcggcattgagccggaagcagcgggaggagtaacacggaaacagtaagctccccgttgcccgtgcttctcaggatggcagagtctttaatgttagagcggctgcgtgccgctgctgtgcaccacggtcccggatggctagaggagaccgtggctgcaataactaagatcccggacgccgtttcgccacgtcgggcccggcgttcggggtctgttgcacaggacaggctcccctcccccggcccccttacaagcatggctatggcggcgggggggggagtcggcaacaaccgctcctgcgcagagcaggcagagagcgttgccgggggtgacggcgacgcaggccgggtcgacccgtccctctcggcggtcccgacctccagagcgcctcagtccggaggcagtcccgcggacacggcgtcgcagagggagcccgatcccggacgctgcaggccaggcagctgggaggaccgccccttctcaggccctgcgtcctggcaggaatcccaggccgcgacggggtccggcggtaagcagggagtcgcaggctgggctccctgtcacccctcccccatcagatggaagatttggaggacaaggtacggccgccccgcctggtgatgttccggccagggggcaggcttcgtcaggatcgtctagacggacgcctagatctgcagcgacgtcgaggcaacaggtccggtcggaagtctgggtcccggcggtcgggcggcaggttgccggcccatcggtcagcgcgtcctcatccccgttccacaGATGTCGTTgagatggacagtcgtcggcgagagaagagctggaggaaggtgaactggacgtgtatcgtcgaggtcaggatggtccggctgacgggaacacagcgcctgtgcagcccggtgagtgtataactccatcattgtcttatccagcgatttttatgtcgggtgtcggcgggggggggctgctagcattgcatcgggggccggtagtggcgcgggcggacgcgacggagcgggtttggcagacttagtgggttgcttacgggagctggtggggcgcctagacagggccgcggcgccggtagtaacggaagtgtcccctgcggtagtttgggaaggccccagggacgtgggatcgttacaggcgcgtcccgtgatggcggttagagaggcggtcgcggtgtcggtacagaccgaggcacaaaaggatggcgatcgagtgctc
Coding sequences within it:
- the LOC142731514 gene encoding phosphatidylinositol polyphosphate 5-phosphatase type IV-like encodes the protein MPFWRKTKKYHVSQIPDKGNLMKEIPTMEEPNISLQKFSIIKDVPAEKCSDPSHSKPCDIGSKNTKKSAIRSLGSSAVIGAKELDRCFPNRRLRLYVATWNMEGKEFPQNLEDLLLPSDDTKDIYVIGVQEGCPNRREWEIKLQETLGPHYVLYHSSGLGVLYLTIFIRRELIWFCSEVEHTHVITRLFHHVKTKGALGVAFTVFGTSFLFINSHMRFGAVYKRIQDYKTITEGLRLPQIIPERINSNALDVTSRFDRVFWFGDLNFQLKEDRKNVESLLKNIKGRDMSSLLKHDHLNEAKNNGSIFVGFKEHTIEFLPTYKFDIGTDTYDTSEKQRIPSYTDRVLFKSQYEGDVRVLRYDSCPVLKTSDHRPVFGIFEVKLRPGSDDIPLAGGRFDRKIYLKGIRRLGQKK